Below is a genomic region from Nocardioides panacis.
CGCGAAGGCCCAGCGCCACAAGGGCTTCCAGCGGGTCAGGGTGAGCTTCGGCCGGCGACCCAACGGCGAGGACCCGGCCCCGGCGCCGACCGGGACGCCGGACCAGCCACCGGACCAGGACCCTCCGCAGGACCGGCCGCACGACCGGCCGCAGGACCGGGGCGAGCAGCGGGACTGACCCCCGTCGCGGCGCGCCGTCCGGCTCAGGAGAGCCCGAGGATGGTGCCGTCGTCGGCGAGGTCGATGTGGTCGGAGGCCGGCCGCCTCGGCAGGCCGGGCATCGTCATCACGTCGCCGCAGACCATCACCACGAAGCCCGCGCCCGCCGAGAGCCGCACCTCGCGGACGTGCAGCTCGTGGCCCGAGGGCGCCCCCCGCAGGGTCGCGTCGGTGGAGAAGGAGTACTGCGTCTTGGCGATGCACACCGGCAGGGCGCCGTACCCGTCCGCCTCGATGCGTTCCAGACGGCGTCGGGCCTTGCCGTCCCAGGTCACCTCGCGGGCGCCGTACAGCCGGGCGGCGACCGCCTCGACCTTGGCGGTCAGCGACAGGTCGTCGTCGTAGGTGAAGCCGAACTCGTGGGGGGAGGGCTCCTCGAGCAGCTCGAGCACGCCCTTCGCGAGGTCCTCGGCGCCGACGCCGCCCTCCGCGAAGTGCCGGGCGGGGAAGGCCCGGACGCCCTCGGCGGCGCACAGCTCGACGACCCGTGCGACCTCGGCGTCGGTGTCGGTCGGGAACCGGTTGACCGCCACGACGCAGGGCACGCCGTACACCTCGCGGATGTTGTGCAGGTGCCGGCGCAGGTTGGCCATCCCGAGCTCGAGCGCGTCGAGGTCCTCGGTCGCCAGCTCCGGTACGTCGACCCCGCCGTGGTACTTCAGGGCCCGGACGGTCGCGACGACGACCGCAGCGTCCGGCCGCAGCCCGGACTTGCGGCACTTGATGTCGACGAACTTCTCCGCGCCGAGGTCGGCGCCGAAGCCGGCCTCGGTGACGACGTAGTCGGCGAGCCGCAGGGCCGCGCGGGTCGCGACGACGGACGAGCAGCCGTGCGCGATGTTGGCGAAGGGACCGCCGTGCACGAAGGCCGGCGCGTGCTCGAGGGTCTGCACGAGGTTCGGCGCGAGCGCGTCGCGGAGCAGCACGGTCATCGCGCCGTGCGCCCCCAGGTCGCGCGCGGTGACCGGGGCCTTGGACCGCGTGTAGCCCACCACGATGTCGCCGATGCGGCGCTTGAGGTCGGCCCAGGACTCGGTGAGGCAGAAGATCGCCATCAGCTCGGACGCCACGACGATGTCGAAGCCGTCCTGGCGCGGGTAGCCGTTCCCGATGCCGCCGAGGCCGACCACGAGGTCCCGCAGGGCGCGGTCGTTGAGGTCGATGACCCGCTTCCAGGTGACCGAGCGGACGTCGATCTCGAGCTCGTTGCCGTGGTGCACGTGGTTGTCGATCAGCGCCGAGAGCAGGTTGTGCGCGGCGGCGATGGCCGCGAAGTCGCCCGTGAAGTGCAGGTTGATGTCGGTCATCGGCACGACCTGGGCGTAGCCGCCACCCGCGGCGCCGCCCTTCATGCCGAAGACCGGACCCATCGACGGCTCGCGCAGGCAGGCCATCGAGCGGTGCCCGAGGCCCTGCAGCGCGTCGGTCAGCCCGACGGTGGTGGTGGTCTTGCCCTCGCCGGCCGGGGTCGGTGAGATCGCGGTCATCAGGACGAGCTTGCCCAGCGGCCGGTCCTCGAGCGTCGCGAGGTAGCGCAGGTCGACCTTGGCCTTGTGGTGGCCGTAGGGGACCAGGTGCTCCTCGGGGATCCCGAGCCGGTCGCGGCCCACGTCGGTGATGCGGTCCATGGCCGCGGCGTTGGCGATCTCGATGTCGGACAGCACGAGGACTCCCTCCCTGGGGCGCAGCGTGCAGCCCTCGGCGACACGGTAGCCCGCGGCGCCAGCCTTGGTAGGCTCCCCGTCGGTCGACATACGTACTTTGCGAGGGGATGGACCGACATGGGGGATACGGGGGAGCGGGACCGCGTGCAGCGTGGTTTCCCGCCCGTGGTCTACGCACCGACGACGACGGTGCCGGGTGAGGACCGGCCGCGGCTGGAGATGGTGGCCACCAACGACGGCCGGACGGCGTTGTTCGTCTACTCGGCGATCGACCGGCTGCACGAGTTCTACCGCGCCGGCGCCCCGTGGGTGCTGCTGGGCGTCGAGGACCTGCAGCGGGCCCACGAGCAGGAGCCCTACCAGCTGCTCTTCCTGGACCAGCGTCCGCGCCCGGCCCAGGAGGAGACCGCCCACCGGGCCGGGGCGTCGTCGTGAGCGGCACCGAGGTCGACTTCGGCACCCTGGAGCGGATCCAGCGCACCCTGACCACGGCGTCCGGCGGCCTCGAGGACTGCGGCGGGGCCGCTCCCACGAGCGTCGACGGCGGCGACCTCTCCTCGCTGATCACCTCGATGATCGCCAAGGTGACCGAGAGCGCGGGCGGCCTGTCCGAGGGGCTGAGCGCCGCCGGCGCGCAGGTGGCCGAGTCGTCCGCGTCGTACGCCGGCTCCGACGACCGGTCCGCCCAGGGCCTGGGCTCGCAGAGGGCCCGGTGACGCGATGACCCTCGACACCGAGATCCCCGGCAGCCCGGGCTCGATCGAGTCCGCGGCGCACTGGCTGTCCGGCACGCTGGCGCCGTCCGTCTCGAAGGCGTCCGACGCGCTGAACTCCGCTCGCGGCGACGCCCAGTCGGACTGGGACGGCGAGGCCGGCAGTGCCTTCGCCTCGACGATGCGCGGCGCCTCGGCGAAGGCCGACGACCTGCACGGCGCCGCCACGGACGTCGCCCGCAGCCTGGACTCCTACGCCGGCTCGTTGCGCGGCGCCCAGGACAAGATGGCCGACATCCGGGACGCCGCCTCGGCCGCCGGCCTGACCGTGCACGGCAAGGTGATCGAGAACCCGGGGCCGGGTCCGACCCGGCCGGGGCCGATGGCCCTCACCACGGACACCCCGCCGAGCGCGATCGACGCCCACGACGCTGCCGTGAAGGCCTACGAGGCGCACCAGGAGCTGGTCCGGGCCTGGAACAAGGCGGTCGCCGCCGCAGAGG
It encodes:
- a CDS encoding formate--tetrahydrofolate ligase; amino-acid sequence: MLSDIEIANAAAMDRITDVGRDRLGIPEEHLVPYGHHKAKVDLRYLATLEDRPLGKLVLMTAISPTPAGEGKTTTTVGLTDALQGLGHRSMACLREPSMGPVFGMKGGAAGGGYAQVVPMTDINLHFTGDFAAIAAAHNLLSALIDNHVHHGNELEIDVRSVTWKRVIDLNDRALRDLVVGLGGIGNGYPRQDGFDIVVASELMAIFCLTESWADLKRRIGDIVVGYTRSKAPVTARDLGAHGAMTVLLRDALAPNLVQTLEHAPAFVHGGPFANIAHGCSSVVATRAALRLADYVVTEAGFGADLGAEKFVDIKCRKSGLRPDAAVVVATVRALKYHGGVDVPELATEDLDALELGMANLRRHLHNIREVYGVPCVVAVNRFPTDTDAEVARVVELCAAEGVRAFPARHFAEGGVGAEDLAKGVLELLEEPSPHEFGFTYDDDLSLTAKVEAVAARLYGAREVTWDGKARRRLERIEADGYGALPVCIAKTQYSFSTDATLRGAPSGHELHVREVRLSAGAGFVVMVCGDVMTMPGLPRRPASDHIDLADDGTILGLS
- a CDS encoding SAV_915 family protein, translated to MQRGFPPVVYAPTTTVPGEDRPRLEMVATNDGRTALFVYSAIDRLHEFYRAGAPWVLLGVEDLQRAHEQEPYQLLFLDQRPRPAQEETAHRAGASS